One stretch of Roseimicrobium sp. ORNL1 DNA includes these proteins:
- a CDS encoding DegT/DnrJ/EryC1/StrS family aminotransferase, with amino-acid sequence MPVPLLDVNAQNHPLHDGFTAAFERVFKTGHFIMGEEIAGFEREVQPLTGASHALSVSSGTDAILLALMALEVGPGDEVLCPAFTFFATAGCVSRVGATPIFVDVLPDTFNIDIADARAKVTSKTKAIIPVHLFGQCANMEAVMEFANEHLLHVIEDAAQAIGASRHGTLAGSIGHFGCYSFFPSKNLGGLGDGGLLVTNDGDLALRAKSLRNHGMEPKYYHSHIGGNFRMDALQAAFLRVKLPHYAGYTKQRQVNAAFYQEQLSKLPGTAFSSQPADAKLLLPYCEEGNQHIWNQFTLRVPGGRRDALKQHLLDLKIGCEIYYPVTLDQQACFAHLPESSLRGCEVSHQLAEEVLSIPIYSELTESQKTEVVAAIAAFLN; translated from the coding sequence ATGCCTGTCCCCCTTCTTGACGTCAATGCCCAGAACCATCCCCTGCATGATGGATTCACCGCCGCCTTCGAGCGGGTCTTCAAGACCGGGCATTTCATCATGGGAGAGGAAATCGCTGGCTTCGAGCGTGAAGTGCAGCCCCTGACAGGCGCGAGCCACGCCCTGAGCGTCTCTTCCGGCACCGATGCCATCTTGCTGGCCCTCATGGCGCTGGAGGTTGGTCCCGGGGATGAAGTGCTCTGCCCTGCCTTTACTTTCTTTGCCACGGCGGGCTGCGTTTCCCGCGTGGGAGCCACGCCGATCTTTGTCGATGTCCTGCCAGACACCTTCAACATCGACATCGCAGACGCCCGCGCCAAGGTCACGTCAAAGACCAAGGCCATCATCCCTGTCCACCTCTTCGGCCAGTGCGCGAACATGGAGGCGGTGATGGAGTTCGCCAATGAGCACTTGCTGCACGTGATTGAGGATGCCGCTCAAGCCATCGGCGCCAGCCGCCACGGCACACTCGCCGGCAGCATCGGGCACTTCGGCTGCTACAGCTTCTTCCCCTCCAAGAACCTTGGTGGCCTGGGTGACGGTGGCCTGCTCGTGACGAACGACGGCGACCTGGCCCTGCGCGCCAAGTCCTTGCGCAACCACGGCATGGAGCCGAAGTACTACCATTCGCACATCGGCGGAAACTTCCGCATGGATGCGCTGCAGGCGGCCTTCCTCCGGGTGAAGCTCCCCCACTACGCCGGCTATACAAAGCAGCGGCAGGTCAATGCGGCCTTCTACCAGGAACAGCTCAGCAAGCTGCCCGGAACCGCCTTTTCTTCCCAGCCCGCGGACGCGAAACTTCTGCTCCCCTACTGTGAAGAGGGCAACCAGCACATCTGGAACCAGTTCACCCTGCGTGTGCCCGGGGGCAGGCGCGATGCGTTGAAGCAGCACCTGCTGGACCTCAAAATCGGCTGTGAGATCTACTATCCCGTGACGCTCGATCAGCAGGCGTGCTTTGCCCACCTGCCGGAATCTTCACTTCGCGGCTGCGAGGTTTCACACCAACTCGCGGAGGAAGTGCTAAGCATTCCGATTTACTCGGAACTCACCGAATCCCAGAAAACAGAAGTAGTGGCAGCCATCGCGGCCTTTTTAAACTGA
- the gmd gene encoding GDP-mannose 4,6-dehydratase — protein MKRALITGITGQDGSYLAELLLEKGYEVHGIIRRASTFNTSRIDHLYRDPHLNNVRLFLHYGDLCDSVALVKLLYQLKPDEIYNLGAQSHVRVSFDVPESTGDIVGLGALRILEAIREAGLVEHVRFYQASSSEMYGLVQEVPQTEKTPFWPRSPYACAKVYAYWLTVNYRESYKLHASNGILFNHESPRRGETFVTRKITRAATRIKLGLQDKLYLGNMDARRDWGYAKDYVDMMWMMLQQDKPDDYVVATNETHSVREFVEETFATLDLDWKQYVKHDERYERPAEVELLIGDPSKAKKQLGWEPKVKFKELVKIMVDADLELARVEKRMQEAGA, from the coding sequence ATGAAACGCGCACTGATTACGGGCATCACTGGCCAGGACGGCTCCTACCTCGCCGAACTGCTTCTCGAAAAGGGTTACGAAGTGCACGGCATCATCCGCCGCGCTTCCACGTTCAACACGAGCCGCATTGATCACCTCTACAGGGACCCGCACCTGAACAACGTGCGCCTCTTCCTGCACTACGGTGACCTTTGTGATTCCGTCGCGCTGGTGAAGCTGCTGTACCAGCTCAAGCCCGATGAGATCTACAACCTCGGTGCGCAAAGTCACGTGCGTGTCTCCTTCGATGTGCCGGAGAGCACCGGCGATATCGTGGGTCTGGGCGCTCTGCGCATCCTGGAGGCGATTCGTGAAGCCGGCCTCGTGGAGCACGTGCGCTTCTACCAGGCCTCCTCCTCGGAGATGTACGGCCTCGTGCAGGAAGTTCCCCAGACGGAGAAGACCCCCTTCTGGCCACGCAGCCCCTATGCCTGCGCGAAGGTGTACGCCTACTGGCTCACCGTGAACTATCGCGAGAGCTACAAGCTCCATGCCAGCAACGGCATTCTCTTCAATCACGAATCCCCCCGCCGCGGTGAGACCTTCGTGACCCGCAAGATCACCCGCGCCGCCACCCGCATCAAGCTGGGCCTGCAGGACAAGCTGTACCTCGGCAACATGGATGCCCGCCGCGACTGGGGCTACGCCAAGGACTATGTGGACATGATGTGGATGATGCTCCAGCAGGACAAGCCGGACGACTACGTGGTCGCCACGAACGAGACCCACAGCGTTCGCGAGTTCGTCGAGGAAACCTTTGCCACCCTCGACCTCGACTGGAAGCAGTACGTGAAGCACGACGAACGCTACGAGCGCCCCGCGGAAGTGGAACTGCTCATCGGCGATCCTTCCAAGGCCAAGAAGCAGCTCGGCTGGGAACCCAAGGTGAAGTTCAAGGAACTGGTGAAGATCATGGTGGATGCGGACCTGGAGCTCGCACGCGTGGAGAAGCGCATGCAAGAAGCCGGGGCGTAA
- a CDS encoding glycosyltransferase family A protein produces the protein MERFTIVIPTLNRCETLAHTLETCIAQEDENFEILVSDNLSTDATAEVLESFRSRDPRLRTVQPPQRQGMADHWEFALSKVERGFFMILGSDDGLLPGAVSTARRHLSESPGAKALHAGLQAMYFYPGAYSEWSDCLQLHLTRTPDTRGVRERLKKAAAADEHYALPFCYNFGWVRTSVLDDLVSRTGRRISSLFPDSYLAIATACLIKDEEMISIPPVGVLGFSGKSTGCSFAKRDASPDIQAAFNEGNTIALHPKIRYTEALDFHFGDAFLRAEELGLLPSGITIHWEKRVARACADFHKTPWQEDESAAKWRALHEQAALVGCSHVLEGAGAPDFPDISTWISQLPYGLESDDPPFELSLDTAPLHLRGIHDAVKLASGLLEAGRKGAAPLIFAEASPADLQNWTMMNLVQERRETHEKWLAAGKELRRQLTQQEAARAELEAEREKLQVIKAKLAETKTKLNATKQALARFKSAPAPSRTKSWLPKWFGS, from the coding sequence ATGGAACGCTTCACGATTGTCATTCCCACGCTCAATCGATGCGAGACGCTTGCTCACACCCTGGAGACTTGCATCGCGCAGGAGGATGAAAATTTTGAAATCCTGGTAAGTGACAATCTCAGCACGGATGCCACGGCGGAAGTGCTGGAATCCTTCCGCAGCAGGGACCCGCGCCTCCGTACGGTACAGCCTCCACAGCGGCAGGGGATGGCTGACCACTGGGAGTTTGCTCTCAGCAAGGTGGAAAGAGGTTTCTTCATGATCCTGGGTTCGGACGATGGTCTGTTGCCTGGTGCCGTTTCGACGGCGAGAAGACATCTCTCGGAGAGCCCAGGTGCAAAGGCGCTGCATGCCGGTCTCCAGGCCATGTATTTCTACCCGGGTGCCTACAGTGAATGGTCAGACTGTCTGCAACTTCATCTCACCAGAACGCCGGATACCCGCGGTGTACGCGAGCGTTTGAAGAAAGCCGCAGCAGCAGACGAGCATTATGCGCTTCCCTTCTGCTACAATTTTGGCTGGGTACGAACAAGTGTGCTGGATGATCTGGTGAGCCGGACGGGGCGCCGCATTTCCTCGCTGTTTCCTGACAGCTACCTCGCCATAGCCACCGCGTGCCTCATCAAGGATGAGGAAATGATTTCCATCCCACCCGTTGGCGTGCTGGGATTTTCCGGAAAAAGTACCGGGTGCAGCTTTGCGAAACGCGACGCTTCACCAGACATCCAGGCGGCGTTCAACGAGGGAAACACCATCGCGCTCCACCCGAAAATCCGATACACCGAGGCGCTCGATTTCCATTTTGGCGATGCCTTCTTGAGAGCGGAGGAATTGGGGTTGCTTCCATCTGGTATCACCATCCACTGGGAGAAGCGTGTGGCACGAGCCTGCGCCGATTTCCACAAGACACCCTGGCAGGAAGATGAGAGCGCCGCAAAATGGCGGGCCCTGCATGAGCAGGCCGCCCTGGTCGGCTGCTCGCATGTGCTGGAAGGTGCAGGTGCACCAGACTTCCCTGACATCTCAACCTGGATTTCCCAGTTGCCTTACGGCCTGGAGTCTGACGATCCCCCGTTTGAGCTTTCGCTGGATACGGCCCCGCTCCATCTGCGAGGAATTCATGATGCCGTCAAGCTCGCCAGCGGTCTCCTGGAAGCGGGCCGAAAGGGAGCCGCCCCCCTCATCTTCGCTGAAGCAAGCCCGGCCGATCTTCAGAACTGGACCATGATGAACCTCGTGCAAGAACGCCGCGAGACGCATGAGAAGTGGCTCGCCGCCGGCAAGGAGCTCCGCCGACAGCTCACCCAGCAAGAGGCAGCTCGCGCCGAGCTGGAAGCGGAGCGCGAAAAACTGCAGGTCATCAAGGCAAAGCTGGCCGAGACAAAGACAAAACTCAACGCAACGAAGCAAGCCCTGGCGCGGTTCAAAAGCGCGCCCGCCCCCTCTCGCACCAAATCTTGGCTCCCCAAGTGGTTTGGGTCCTGA
- the rfbF gene encoding glucose-1-phosphate cytidylyltransferase → MKVVILCGGLGTRLREETEYRPKPMVPVGNRPILWHIMKHYASYGYKEFILCLGYKGEVIKDYFRNYHWNTSDVTMKLGKNPKITWHKCHDEEDWTVTMIDTGDKTMTGGRLSRVLKFIDEEEFLLTYGDGVSDVNISKAIEFHRAKGAEVTLTAVRPGGRFGELGLESGMVTSFLEKPEDSPAYINGGFFVMNKKGIADLLTGDDCMLERDPLEKLSQAGKLAAFEHNGFWQCMDNLREMALLNDLWNSGNAPWKSW, encoded by the coding sequence ATGAAAGTCGTCATTCTCTGTGGTGGTCTCGGCACTCGTTTGCGCGAGGAAACGGAATATCGGCCCAAACCCATGGTGCCTGTGGGGAACCGGCCCATCCTCTGGCACATCATGAAGCACTACGCTTCCTACGGGTACAAGGAGTTCATCCTTTGCCTGGGCTACAAGGGTGAGGTCATCAAGGACTACTTCCGCAACTACCACTGGAACACCAGCGACGTCACCATGAAGCTGGGGAAGAATCCCAAGATCACCTGGCACAAATGCCACGATGAGGAGGACTGGACGGTCACCATGATCGATACCGGGGACAAGACCATGACCGGCGGACGCCTCAGCCGTGTGCTCAAGTTCATCGATGAAGAAGAGTTTCTCCTCACCTACGGCGACGGGGTCTCGGATGTGAACATCTCCAAGGCCATCGAGTTTCACCGTGCCAAAGGCGCAGAGGTCACCCTCACCGCCGTGCGTCCCGGCGGGAGATTCGGCGAGCTCGGCCTGGAGAGCGGCATGGTGACCAGTTTCCTAGAAAAGCCGGAGGACAGCCCTGCCTACATCAATGGCGGTTTCTTTGTCATGAACAAGAAGGGCATCGCCGACCTGCTCACCGGGGACGACTGCATGCTGGAGCGCGATCCACTCGAAAAGCTTTCGCAAGCCGGAAAGCTGGCCGCCTTCGAGCACAATGGTTTTTGGCAGTGCATGGATAACCTCCGTGAGATGGCCTTGCTCAATGACCTCTGGA